A single genomic interval of Helianthus annuus cultivar XRQ/B chromosome 13, HanXRQr2.0-SUNRISE, whole genome shotgun sequence harbors:
- the LOC110901894 gene encoding uncharacterized protein LOC110901894, whose product MQQAFLDEYYSMAKTDDARDEIRSFRQLSGEPLHEAFTRFREMMRRCPHHQIEKWELVKCFVRGLDDNTWNRLESTSNGTLLSNHEDDDWEFLERMSKRSKEKELADRAKKHPVSWSLPDLDSKDRISTLEREMARMKKKEVNAGQFAVCEECGDIGHRAEQCPTGSSDYAGEVNQVYGDRKQYNMDSNTYHPGLRNHPNFRYGNASNQMNPNFQSGGNGSGSNNQTGGDDLSAKMDALLNMQKESQNNIKETHNDIKEMKKTNEIRDKAHEALAKQVGQLAEEVAQIRGSMGKLPSDTTENPKHQGFSTSNVRDARVSAVSILLNDEVCSVENIPPPQFVDGVLENIGEEPECENEHETISQSKNENVTENSFCENCLNQLNPLNASKSEERCPPKDEGWENFKQAKINLPLLDDIKKVPAHVECLKELSIEKRHNKLPKPVDLISHVSAVLSSALPPKAQDPGDPLIPIQIGTFKIERALLDLGACVSILPGSLYDQYDFGQLKNFDTPVVLADQTPTYPRGMVEDVIVKVDDCYYPVDFLVVDYVGCVGDTQPIVILGRPFLATANAIINCATGTVSMKFGDRELKLNVFPKFTNPLGEDKCPKKDMNPNKKVCAMVGRFGETKKKTVKKKKAKKSTLEKKKEEEVRKFGPFGNKWYESPVGDFEELVDGKHAIRPP is encoded by the exons ATGCAACAGGCGTTTTTAGACGAGTACTATTCTATGGCAAAGACTGATGATGCTCGTGATGAAATTCGGTCTTTTCGCCAATTATCGGGAGAACCGTTGCATGAAGCCTTTACCAGATTTAGGGAAATGATGCGAAGATGCCCTCATCATCAAATCGAGAAGTGGGAGTTGGTTAAATGCTTTGTACGGGGTCTAGATGATAACACATGGAACCGACTTGAGTCAACTAGTAATGGGACCCTTCTAAGCAACCATGAGgacgatgattgggagtttttggaaagAATGAGCAAGCGTTCGAAAGAGAAGGAATTGGCCGATCGAGCCAAAAAGCATCCCGTTTCctggtcacttcccgatcttgacTCTAAAGATCGGATTTCCACTTTAGAGCGGGAAATGGCTCGCATGAAAAAGAAGGAAGTGAACGCGGGGCAATTTGCGGTGTGTGAAGAGTGTGGTGATATTGGACATAGAGCGGAACAATGTCCAACGGGGTCGAGTGATTACGCTGGAGAAGTCAACCAAGTGTATGGGGACCGAAAGCAATATAACATggactccaacacttaccatccgggcttGAGGAATCACCCCAACTTCCGGTATGGCAATGCTTCAAACCAAATGAACCCTAATTTCCAATcag GCGGTAACGGAAGCGGGTCGAACAATCAAACCGGTGGTGACGACTTGAGTGCCAAGATGGATGCCTTGCTAAACATGCAAAAAgaatctcaaaacaacataaaagagaCTCACAATGATATCAAAGAGATGAAGAAGACAAACGAGATTCGAGATAAAGCACATGAGGCATTGGCGAAACAAGTGGGtcaactagcggaagaagtggcTCAGATAAGAGGAAgcatggggaagcttccaagtgacaccacggAGAACCCGAAGCATCAAGGTTTTAGCACAAGCAACGTGAGGGATGCACGCGTTAGCGCGGTAAGTATTCTTTTAAATGATGAAGTTTGTAGTGTTGAAAACATTCCACCACCACAATTCGTTGATGGTGTATTGGAAAATATAGGTGAGGAGCCGGAATGTGAAAATGAACACGAAACGATTTCACAAAGTAAAAATGAAAACGTAACTGAAAAttctttttgtgaaaattgtttaaatcaaCTTAACCCGCTTAATGCATCGAAAAGTGAAGAACGGTGCCCACCGAAGGATGAGGGGTGGGAAAATTTTAAGCAAGCTAAAATTAATTTACCGTTACTAGATGACATTAAAAAGGTTCCGGCTCATGTGGAATGCTTAAAGGAGTTAAGCATCGAAAAACGGCACAACAAATTACCCAAACCGGTTGATTTGATATCTCATGTGAGTGCCGTTTTATCGAGTGCCCTTCCCCCAAAAGCTCAAGATCCGGGAGATCCTCTTATTCCAATTCAAATTGGAACATTTAAAATTGAGAGGGCGCTCCTAGATCTTGGAGCTTGTGTGAGCATCTTGCCCGggagtttgtatgaccaatatgattttggtcaaTTAAAAAATTTTGATACTCCCGTGGTATTGGCCGATCAGACTCCCACGTATCCAAGGGGGATGGTGGAGGATGTGATTGTTAAGGTGGATGATTGCTACTACCCAGTTGACTTTTTGGTAGTAGACTATGTTGGGTGTGTTGGGGACACCCAACCGATAGTCATACTGGGTAGGCCGTTCCTGGCAACTGCTAATGCCATAATAAATTGTGCAACGGGAACAGTAAGCATGAAGTTTGGGGACCGGGAATTAAAATTAAatgtttttccaaaatttactaACCCACTCGGTGAGGATAAGTGTCCTAAAAAGGATATGAATCCAAACAAAAAGGTTTGTGCTATGGTTGGTAGGTTTGGAGAAACAAAGAAGAAGACAGTCAAGAAGAAGAAAGCAAAGAAGTCGACTctagaaaagaaaaaggaagaggAGGTGAGGAAGTTTGGACCGTTTGGCAACAAATGGTACGAATCACCGGTGGGTGATTTTGAGGAGCTCGTGGACGGCAAGCACGCCATTCGACCACCATGA